tgcctgcaaggattggtgtccccacaagaggacatggtgccacccagaagatgggtacggcaacaccaccatggatggtggtatggtgacgccacaaaagtggcataatggcgtcataggccataggttccgctagagagagtaggagacccataggttcgatggattctcgccctaataagagagcgagtttggcataacttgatccattgatcattgatactcaaaatctgtctcatgagaatattttggattgtggttatgtctaagaggcatcgttgggggatgcctcaatgttagaaccaattcctgagaatatagagatctctacgaactacactagtgtacatgagaacgtggaattattgagaccaatgacatcgaaccttactccgttgaagaatgccaacgtagagaaacttggcctaaatggaaagatgcgatccaggttgaattagattcactaacgaagaggaaagatttcgggcctgagatgccaacacctcataacataaaacctattgacattaataggtcttcgttagatagcgtgatgagaaaaagagaggtaatctcgccttatggcgcaaggtttctcacaacaccctggaatcgactacgagaagacatattctctcgtaatggatgtcattgcactccactaccttgtcagtttggtagtttccaaataactgaacatgcagcttacaaatgtggtcactacgtatctctatggggatctagatacgaaatataatgaaggttcttgtgtacttcatttacccaaatcaagtggctcttgaccacggagcgcgtttgtaATGAgagtgaaacgctcactaaagtgactgcttgattgggaagggatatgatgaactatgcccacgcgtttccatgacaagtttcggatttgcaattgtcgcggtttatgtttaTAAACATAATtagaacccttgagagttaagggaaaccattGAACatctgaaatccgagtttgagaggaaggaccttgggagaacacggttttgtatAGATtgagaacttgtataccgtgtcaatagacatttttgataaagtcaaagatgcaccatggtcatccgtagtcttggccctaaaagggatccgtttagtcccagggatgatgacgaagacgtgttaatagcggaagtgcttacttatgtacaataggtgcattattgtacttagcacaatacaagactggacacctcaattattatgaacttgttggctagacatagccccgcaccaacgcaacgccattagattggtataaagacaatctttcgatatttgagaggtacgattgatatgggcttgttctatccctacatagagaaaagaaatgacggaagtgtgggatcggaccccacaaggcaaaatgccaccttccgtgctcctcctcccttccatcaaaatgacaacaagcacttctaaatactgaagtgaaccaaatccgataagaggataatgtagcggacttatttactaagtcgttaccaaaatccaccttcgagaaacatgtgaagagcatcggattgagaaagttatccgaactcccatgattgtagcaatcagggggagatattgacatcagggggaggcatgatgtctacatgttcgatctcgaagagtgaaggacgtgttgtgctctttttgtccttcgaccatggttatttttgtcccacagggtttttgttacctggcaaggtttttaacgaggcaacgctcaaaacgtcatcaccaagtttgagcggcacaagggggagtgttgaaggatgttgacatagtgtgcctctacaaactagggtttaggattgtaataggaaagtgttataggtattcaattgtattcggattctcttaccttttgtataccttgtaactccctatataagggctcctattatcaataataaacacacaattccattctcctacaacaggtTTGCACTTATTGTTCTCTCTCAAAACTATGCCTCTTCCACTTGGTGTCTAGAGGAACTTAGAAACATTTGTGAATGCATGGAAGAAGACAACGTACAATAGAATTGTGCCACTTTTTTATAATGTGGATCCTAGTGATGTACGAAATCGGAAGAGGAGATTTGGAGATGCTTTCACTAAGCATGAAAAATCTGGGAAACACGAATCAGAAAAGGTGCAACAGTGGAGAGATGCTTTAACAAAAGTGGCAAATTTCTCTGGATGGCATACACCGAATTATCTTGAGaccttttttagtttttttaattaGTAATACTCGTGCTTTTGGATTTATCACTAATTTTTCCGATGATTTTCTAATCCATAATGCTTACTTGCTGAACTGATAGAGAGCTTGTGGATGCCATTCAGGAATCTGTGTGCAATAAATTAAGACTGAATGAACATGTGCTTAAAATGTGCATCGGAGGTTTTAAAAAATTTTCAGCAACAAAAGAAGCCATTGATAAGGTCATGAACGCACTAAAAGATGATGCCGCCACTACCATTGGAGTCTACGGAATGGGGGACGTTGGAAAGACGACAATGGTGAAATATGTTGGAGCACAAGCCCCAAAAAGTAGGTTTTCAATCAAGTGATTATGGCTGTCGTATCCCAAAACCCCGACTTGATAAAAATTCAAGAGACATTTGCAGAACTGCTGGGCTTTAAATTGGAGAAGACAGAAATTGGCAGAGCCATTAAATTGAAGGAGAAGATAATGAGAGGAACTGGGATCCTCATGATCTTGGATGACATTTGGAAGAGAATAGTCTTTTCTGGCATAGGAATTCCGAGCCACAACGAACTCCAAAGATGCAATTCCAAAGTTCTACTGACCACCAGAAAATTGAGTGTTTGCCATTCCATGGATTGCCATGCAAACATACATCTCAATATCTTATCAGAAGAAGATTCTTGGAGCTTATTTGTGAAGGAAGCAAGGAAGTCTTTTGACAAATCATCCAATTTCTATGATGTAGCACGTAAGGTGGCTAGCGAATGCGCTGGTCTACCAATTGCTTTGATAGCAGTTGCGAGGGCCCTTCGAGATGAAGGTTTGGATGGATGGAAAGAAGCTGCTCGACGACTAAAAGCGTCCCAACCTGCCATCCCTGAAGATGAGGGAGATCAGGAGATGTGTTCAAATGCATAAAGTTAAGATATGATTACTTGAAATCTGATGATTCCAAATCATGCTTCTTGCTTTGCTGCCTGTTCCCGGAAAATTCTGATATCCCAGTTGAATACTTGTTCAAGTATGGAATTGGGAAAGGAATGTTTCAGGATTACAACATGCTAGAAGCTCGAGCCACAACATATTTAATGGTGAAGGCCCTTAAAGATTCTACCTTGCTTTTGGACGCTAAAGCTGACAGATGTGTAAAGATGCATGATGTCATTCGGGATATGGCAATATAATTTCATTATCTGAAGACGGCCAGCGGTTCTTGGTGAAAGTTGGCCATGAATTGAAGAATTGGCCAAGATTTGATGCAGGTAAAGGCCACTGTGGAATCTCACTAATGCATAACAAAATTCACAAGCTATCCGAAGAGTTGGTATGTCCAAATCTCCAGATTTTATTACTGCAAAACAATGCTTCATTAAATGATATCCCTAACTCTTTcttccaaattcagaaagaATTGAGAGTCTTGGATCTTAGCCGCACTGGTATTTCACTACTACCCCAATAAATCAGTTTCCTAACCAACCTTCAAGCTTTGTATTTAGATTCCTGCCAGAACATATTTGACATTTCTATAATCGGAAAGCTTAACAAGCTTGAGATTCTTAGTATGAGAGGAAATGTTCTGAAATAAttgtcaagagaaataggacAATTGACCAATCTAAGGATGCTGGATGTCAGTGCACAATGTATTCGCACAATTCCATCTAAAGTGATGTCAAAGTTGCACAAATTAGAAGAACTGTACATGCAATGTGGATTTTGGGACTGGGGGAGTAAAAttgatggagatggagaagAAACTAATATTGGCTTTGATGAATTAGctggtttatcatatttaaGCATTTTGCAAGTTTGCATATCAAATGCAAATTGCATCCCTAAAAGTGTATAGGAGAAGACTAAAGgatgtaataggagaaggttctattactaaaaactagggtttagtcttagagttgtaataggagaaggttctagatttcctaattatgttcggattctattactctttgtgtactctgtaaatccctatatatagggctcctattattaataatactactacaattctcccatcaattctctctgcaaatcatattttcctCAAACAGTTGTTGACTTGTTTACTTCTCTTTGATTTTTATGTGAATTTTTGCATATAATAACTTGAGACGTCCACTAGTTAAAATTTataaactaattaattaaatgaCTTATTATCCTGGATAATACTCAACTTATATTTGTCTCTTTGATGCCAAAACGAGCCATGCATAGTGTCATGTTAATATGCAGCAGAGCACCTAAATGCATTGCGAGTGTAACTGTGTCAATATATGGTTTAGATAATTGTGTGATTGAAGCGTAGATCAGTCGATCACCTTTTGGTGCGGTTTTGATCTCCTAGACTCCTACTTGAAATTTTTAACTAAGATACTTGATTGTTGTTCTATGTAGGTTTGCTTAGATGCAGCAAGAGTTGGAGGCTTTGGGGTATTGATACCTTGGGCCTGGGATTAAACATGGTAACTTTACTGATCATGAtgttctattttcatttggttggTTAATGATTAAACAATAAGAAGTTGATTAAGATACATCAGCAGAAGAGGTGGCCTATGTATATTCATTGTACTTATTGGTTCTTTGGAGGTACTGGAAATCATAACGGCAAACATTGTGATACTGGTTCAACCTTGGTGGGAGGGGCTATAAGTTATGTATAGAGACAGTGTCCTATGTTACAAGTTTGTAAAGATGATGTTGGCAAGCTATGTAATTCAGTTTTGCATTGAAACTTACCGTACAGGCGAATCATTGATATAGTAATATAGCTTGGATTAAAGACCTTGAATTGGCAAGAGAAGCAAACAAGACGTTTAGATGATCGACGGTTCCTTGCTTGTAGGTTGATGCAAGTCAGTTGGTACGCTAGATTGAAGAGTTGGGTGATTGCGACTTAATTAAATCAGATTACTGCAAAGGTTTCTTGTAGTAGCTCACTAACTCCAGAAACTCATTCAAGTGAAGCATTCAGTTGACATTCTCTGGAGTTTTGTTAACACATTTTGGCCGGCCAGTAGGTTTCTTACAAAACCCTCTTTTCTCTAAATCATTGCTTCCTCCATATTCTTTCTGTTCTTTTGTAATGTACTTGTGGTTGCTTCAATCTATCAGCCGATGTCCTAGAACTCAGCTCATGCACTTGTAACCTGAAGGAGTTGTGTTTCATACACTTGGTGTTTTAGTAAGAACTCATTTCGACAAGTACTTCCGTCACTCATAGTGGTTATTCACCTCAATGAATTTTCGGTAACCATTTCATTTGGATTGCATAGTTTTTGACACATATTTCATTGATCTAGCTGATGTGCTAATATATAATGATCTGAAGAGTATAACTTCCATGAAGGATTCCAACAGGCATCCCATGAACCTTGTGAGTGTGAAAATATCAATTGAGATGATTAGAATTATGGTTCAGGAAACTCTTGCCACGTTAACTCCGTTTATACGGAAGAATACTACATACTGCTGATTTATATATCACAATAGTAAAGCAAGTCTCGTAAGTTAATattaggacaaaatactgtttactccctatacttatagggtctcgacgtttcagtccctcacgtttcaatttcacctaaaaagtccatgccgtcaattttctgttaaaaagtctgttatcttgctgacgtggcactatttcaacagtaaaattactattttacccttattgaccccaaaaaaaaaaattattctcttttctcttttttaactcttttttctctatttttttaataagaaaatgatggaaaaggtcacgttagagtgtgaaatgataaaaaagtCACCTAGTTTCtcacttgataaaaaggtccatCATGAActgttagtaatattaatttagtccttattaatAATGAAGTAATGTTAAAAAAAGGTCAGTTTGTGATATTTTCGTTTTCCATTTTACCCTTAGTATTTAATATACCCAATTTGTGTTTCAATATCAAAACCAGATCGAGAGAATCCTCCCTACGCTACTCCCCTCCACTGTTCTCCGCCTCTGCATCGAACCCCTCGCCGTCTCCGAGTTGATGTGTTTTTGCACCGATCTTTCTCCGGCTGGAGCCGAGTCGTCGGTGACCACTGGACCTCCATCTCCGACTGGAAAGTGACCTAGAGACGAATTGGAAGGCGACGACAATCATGAAGACGACAGGAGCTGTTGCCGAGATTCGGTGCTTGAGAGTCTATCTGTACCTacaacttcttcttcctcatcgcGAATTTCGTTCTCCTATTCATACAGAGGTCTCtatctcacacacacacactctctctctcagtcaACATTTTCAGCAGCTCAGGTGGCAAGAAGAGATCTCTGCAAACCCCGAAATCGAAGTAAGGTACTTCTCGCAGCTAGGGTTTTCGTATATTCCACACCTCAGGCTTTGCTTTAGCTCTTATACTATGCTCTCAATCTCTCTCCGATTTGATTAGCCTCGCTTGAATTTGAGGTTGTGAGTTTTTGAGTTCATATTGTGGCTATGTTGTTGTAGATTCGGTACTGATTTTTGTGTTGTAGTTCATATTGAATGCGTGGATGGTTGGAATTTTCTGTGATTTGAAGAAATAGGTGTGACTTTTTTGTTTGGTTGGTGAATTTTGTGGAAAGTTAAGGAGCAATGTTGGTGGGAAATTGAGGGGAATTTGGTTTAGGGATTGGATTCAAGAACTTGAGGTGTGTGAAAATGCCACGAGGACGAAGGAGAATGATACAATTCAGTAAATTGTACTCGTTTTCGTGTATTCTGTCTTCTTTCGAAGATGTTCATGCCAAAATTGGGGATAGGGGGTACTCTAGGTTGTGTACTGTAATGATCCCGATAATTCTGAGGCGCTGTAGTTGATATTCATGGCATAGTATAAATTAGTGCCAAAAACTTAGAGGGGAAATTGGGTctcaaatttataattttttgtgtATTCAAGCTGTGGTGCAACATTTGATGTGTTGCAGGCTTTGGATGCTTGGGGAAATTGTTGTTGTAGTTCATGTTTCGATGGGTTGATTTGTGATAGGAATAGGTTATGTTAGTTTTGATTTGTTCTTGCTCTGCTAATAGTTAAAGTGAGCTGGTTGATAAAGCTTCCCAAAAGGCCAGCGGGACCATTGTATTTGTTCTGATTGGTAGGCTCTCTGAAGTAAGAAGGTAGGATTCAAATTACTACTGCGTAACTGTTCACATCTCTTTCTATCGTTGGGTTTCCTTGTTATTTCAATGATGATCATTCTCCTTAATTCTGCACTAGTAGTACATAGCTTATAGTTGATCAATTAGTTTCTTAATGTTATGGAAGATGCTGTAGGAGTTTTATTTTTGCTTTGTGAACACTACTATAGTTTCTAATTCCCTTTTCTTATGAAATtataggttttttttattttttttatctatcataattaaattgttaatttgtttcccTATAATAAATTTAATG
Above is a genomic segment from Rosa chinensis cultivar Old Blush chromosome 3, RchiOBHm-V2, whole genome shotgun sequence containing:
- the LOC112194253 gene encoding probable disease resistance protein At4g27220 — its product is MAVVSQNPDLIKIQETFAELLGFKLEKTEIGRAIKLKEKIMRGTGILMILDDIWKRIVFSGIGIPSHNELQRCNSKVLLTTRKLSVCHSMDCHANIHLNILSEEDSWSLFVKEARKSFDKSSNFYDVARKVASECAGLPIALIAVARALRDEGLDGWKEAARRLKASQPAIPEDEGDQEMCSNA